A window of the Isosphaera pallida ATCC 43644 genome harbors these coding sequences:
- the nuoF gene encoding NADH-quinone oxidoreductase subunit NuoF, with translation MAQFEPVLTRNWNVENGHTLRVYEARGGYQAARKALTTMSPDDVVNLVKASELRGRGGAGFPTGLKWSFLPKDRTETLMCVNGDESEPATFNNRLLIERDPHQFLEGILISCFATRATTAYVYLRFEYIAGYKMMERAIAEAEAAGHLGRNIYGSGFDLKVVLHRGAGAYICGEETGLIESLEGKRGWPRIKPPFPAVEGAFRKPTVVNNVETLCCVPHIVERGADWFKSIGTPKSYGPKLYCVSGHVNKQVCVELPLGVTTRQLIEEHAGGVWKGRKAKAAVPGGISMGLLAESEFDVPLDFEALRPTGCLGLGTAAVTVLDETMPIIDYLAICARFFAHESCGQCTPCREGTNWLNKTIHRIKNGGGRLEDLDILEQLSQNMGITPGTTICGLADGAAWPVKNALAKFRGELEEYIRTHQNPASLPTPLQTAIAQGVPTGPIYDLPIPMRPGQLQAPAARPAPSSLPALTASS, from the coding sequence GTGGCCCAATTCGAACCGGTCCTGACCCGAAATTGGAACGTCGAGAACGGTCACACGCTCAGGGTGTACGAAGCGCGGGGGGGCTATCAAGCCGCCCGCAAGGCGCTGACCACCATGAGTCCCGATGACGTGGTCAACTTGGTCAAAGCGTCCGAACTGCGGGGACGCGGCGGGGCGGGCTTCCCGACTGGCCTGAAATGGTCGTTCCTACCCAAAGACCGAACCGAGACGCTGATGTGCGTCAACGGTGACGAGTCCGAACCGGCCACCTTCAACAACCGCCTGCTGATCGAACGGGACCCCCATCAGTTCCTTGAAGGGATTCTGATCAGCTGCTTCGCTACCCGCGCGACGACCGCCTATGTTTATCTGCGGTTTGAGTATATCGCCGGCTACAAGATGATGGAGCGGGCGATCGCCGAGGCGGAGGCGGCTGGTCATTTGGGCCGCAACATTTACGGCTCCGGCTTCGACCTCAAGGTGGTGTTACATCGAGGGGCGGGGGCCTACATCTGCGGCGAGGAAACCGGTTTGATCGAAAGTTTGGAAGGCAAACGGGGCTGGCCTCGGATCAAACCCCCCTTCCCTGCCGTTGAAGGGGCCTTTCGCAAGCCCACCGTGGTCAACAATGTCGAGACGCTCTGCTGCGTGCCGCACATTGTCGAGCGCGGGGCCGACTGGTTCAAGTCGATTGGCACGCCCAAGAGCTACGGCCCCAAACTCTATTGCGTGTCAGGTCACGTCAACAAACAGGTCTGCGTTGAGCTTCCCCTGGGAGTGACCACCCGCCAATTGATCGAGGAGCACGCCGGTGGAGTTTGGAAAGGTCGCAAGGCCAAGGCGGCGGTGCCCGGCGGGATCAGTATGGGCCTGCTGGCTGAGTCGGAGTTCGACGTGCCGCTCGACTTCGAGGCGCTACGGCCCACCGGCTGCCTCGGTTTGGGAACCGCGGCGGTGACGGTGCTGGACGAAACCATGCCCATCATCGACTATCTGGCGATCTGCGCCCGGTTCTTCGCGCATGAAAGCTGCGGCCAATGCACCCCCTGCCGCGAAGGGACCAACTGGCTCAACAAGACCATCCACCGGATCAAGAACGGCGGTGGACGTTTGGAAGACCTCGACATTCTTGAGCAACTCTCCCAGAACATGGGCATCACGCCGGGGACCACGATCTGCGGGTTGGCCGACGGCGCGGCCTGGCCGGTCAAAAACGCCCTGGCCAAGTTCCGCGGTGAGTTGGAAGAATATATCCGCACGCATCAGAACCCGGCCTCTCTGCCCACACCGTTGCAAACCGCAATCGCCCAAGGCGTGCCAACCGGACCGATCTACGACCTGCCCATTCCGATGAGGCCGGGCCAACTCCAAGCCCCCGCAGCGCGGCCGGCTCCATCGAGTCTGCCCGCGTTGACCGCCTCCTCCTGA